In Phlebotomus papatasi isolate M1 chromosome 1, Ppap_2.1, whole genome shotgun sequence, the following proteins share a genomic window:
- the LOC129798187 gene encoding uncharacterized protein LOC129798187, which translates to MSCQQAAELPDDPYTFTEPPATTIFTTPLAGKFSKLASIKHQQQQIRANGTSVSYMNGVNHSTNSHVQKLPVSTVYGKAAGGFSVVNPAKKVTTKKFPPPANVGVAPAASSTTTTVLVKTRPLQPINHSTAGAKAQSSLPAPGRTFQSLFQQEVLSSIRKKGSPHRDEAAGGSGTATAATATANTFREPKATNFPATKKATVKQQTASARLKRSFSQSAHHEALQRIPPTAKAATEIKPLEVVNGTPWHAPDSFIFDYDTPGGCPDPSRVDQELTLCAQKHWFVEFLPPTMALMTREQQLEQKAGHLRRKAIQYARALEQRSLSVAKKRLMYVSQALEKSCGNQTDARETRKKCCLANCENDSLALTAYCYLHITQNTEQKLFYPCTAKFADNSQCRVPVFDICHELPLCREHAWKRDNYKRMLEVQKPKKLARKKPKLCGMTRPLKRNKKKKRSPSMLMSAGNGKNHVDLSAMVGGFNQGGQQQGQAAVVQLPPILHQQQQQPQQQPQQQQQQQQPPQPKQQFIIANPNAQMTQIATAQITTQELLNICENSSAYESSEDTGVGGLSESELIGANDVIEEIALGDTRLLEESELNNVLNQFPEDAFNELFSVQHPDQEVFDRVLEAVDEQVKTLEMTGDSNFLGDFLDVDDQMLEESEMCGSDGLQTSGGSEIRGLVHT; encoded by the exons CTTGCGGGAAAATTCAGTAAATTGGCTTCAATCAAGCATCAGCAGCAACAAATTCGCGCAAATGGCACAAGTGTTAGCTACATGAATGGCGTCAATCACAGCACCAACAGCCACGTCCAGAAGTTGCCTGTGTCCACGGTGTATGGCAAGGCGGCGGGTGGCTTTTCTGTCGTCAATCCGGCCAAGAAGGTGACAACGAAAAAATTTCCACCGCCAGCCAATGTGGGTGTTGCTCCAGCAGCATCATCGACAACGACGACGGTTCTGGTGAAGACGCGTCCTCTACAGCCAATTAATCATTCCACTGCCGGTGCCAAGGCTCAGTCGTCACTGCCAGCACCGGGACGCACCTTTCAGTCACTCTTTCAGCAAGAAGTGCTGAGTTCCATTCGCAAGAAGGGTTCTCCGCATCGTGATGAGGCTGCAGGCGGCAGTGGTACTGCCACAGCAGCCACTGCCACTGCAAATACATTCAGGGAGCCAAAGGCCACCAATTTTCCCGCCACGAAGAAAGCCACCGTGAAGCAGCAAACGGCGTCCGCGCGCCTCAAACGCAGCTTCAGCCAATCGGCCCACCATGAGGCTCTCCAGAGGATACCTCCCACTGCTAAG GCTGCCACTGAAATAAAGCCATTGGAAGTTGTGAATGGGACTCCGTGGCATGCTCCAGACTCATTTATCTTTGACTACGATACTCCGGGTGGATGTCCGGATCCCTCTCGAGTGGACCAGGAGCTGACGCTGTGCGCTCAGAAGCATTGGTTTGTGGAATTTCTGCCTCCGACGATGGCTCTGATGACGCGGGAGCAGCAGCTGGAGCAGAAGGCTGGACACCTGCGGCGGAAGGCTATTCAGTATGCAAGAGCTCTGGAGCAGAGGAGTCTCAGTGTGGCCAAGAAGAGGCTGATGTATGTTTCACAGGCATTGGAAAAGTCCTGCGGCAATCAGACCGATGCAAG ggaGACGCGAAAGAAATGCTGCTTGGCGAATTGCGAGAATGATTCTCTGGCCCTCACAGCGTATTGCTATCTGCACATCACGCAGAACACGGAGCAGAAACTCTTCTATCCGTGCACTGCTAAATTTGCAGATAATTCCCAATGCCGCGTTCCCGTCTTCGACATTTGCCACGAACTTCCGCTATGCAGGGAGCACGCTTGGAAGAGG GACAACTACAAACGCATGCTGGAAGTGCAGAAGCCGAAGAAGTTGGCAAGGAAGAAACCAAAATTGTGTGGGATGACGCGACCGCTAAAGCGGAATAAGAAGAAAAAGCGATCGCCCAGTATGCTAATGAGTGCGGGAAATGGGAAGAATCATGTGGATCTGTCAGCCATGGTGGGTGGATTCAATCAGGGAGGTCAGCAGCAAGGGCAGGCGGCTGTTGTTCAATTACCACCGATTTTGCATCAACAGCAACAGCAGCCGCAACAGCAGccgcagcagcagcagcagcagcagcaaccgCCACAGCCCAAGCAGCAATTCATCATTGCGAATCCCAATGCGCAAATGACACAAATTGCAACGGCTCAGATTACAACTCAGGAATTGCTGAATATTTGTGAGAATAGTTCAGCGTATGAGAGTTCCGAGGACACGGGAGTTGGTGGATTGTCAGAGTCTGAACTTATTGGGGCCAATGATGTTATAG AGGAAATTGCACTGGGCGACACGAGATTGCTGGAGGAGAGCGAATTGAACAATGTGCTCAATCAATTTCCGGAAGACGCCTTCAATGAATTATTTTCAG TTCAACATCCCGATCAGGAGGTCTTCGATCGTGTGCTCGAGGCCGTGGATGAGCAAGTGAAGACTCTGGAAATGACTGGGGATTCCAATTTCCTCGGTGATTTCCTCGATGTGGATGATCAGATGCTGGAGGAGTCAGAGATGTGTGGCTCTGATGGGCTTCAGACGTCCGGGGGATCAGAAATTCGTGGTTTGGTTCATACATGA